From a single Bacteroidales bacterium genomic region:
- a CDS encoding tetratricopeptide repeat protein yields MKTRTKKSVSIVFLIAMFFCVSGMAQPSHPDVLKAREFTNSEQFDSAKEAFEALLKSQPTNGDVYFYYGENYLIEYYSDTAYTSKKSAIKEAEILFVKAMEVDPENTAGYVGMGKICLMKNDDLSAEKYFNDAQAKFPSKTNKTSTIQPDKQARTLAKIAESYLIIQGKKNVAKALKLLEQAIELDGKNAELYLIYGDAFLENNDGSNAISQYKMAQELNPKSPSAKLRLGNLWIRARNWQEAIDYYKEAIGIDSTFAPAYLELGKLYSKANQLELSMQNYKKYLDISTNVSAKIKYVNVLIESDNHKEAINQLNEIVKTDTTRNDLNRAFAYCYYETADYQNALQYITKFFKNTVPEKTLVNDYIYYGKILSKNNKDSLAITKFRKHSLWIPTSMIFFRN; encoded by the coding sequence ATGAAAACAAGAACAAAAAAATCAGTTTCAATTGTTTTTTTAATTGCAATGTTTTTTTGTGTATCGGGGATGGCACAGCCCTCACATCCTGATGTGCTTAAAGCTAGGGAATTTACTAATAGCGAACAGTTTGATTCGGCTAAGGAAGCATTCGAGGCATTGCTGAAAAGCCAGCCAACAAATGGGGATGTTTATTTTTATTATGGAGAAAACTATCTTATTGAATATTATTCAGATACCGCGTATACTTCAAAAAAATCTGCTATAAAAGAAGCAGAAATTTTATTTGTAAAAGCAATGGAAGTGGACCCCGAAAATACTGCCGGTTATGTGGGAATGGGAAAGATTTGCCTGATGAAAAACGACGATTTATCTGCCGAAAAATATTTTAATGATGCGCAGGCAAAATTTCCCAGCAAAACCAATAAAACTTCAACGATACAACCTGATAAACAGGCAAGAACGCTTGCGAAAATTGCAGAATCATATTTGATTATTCAGGGCAAAAAGAATGTTGCCAAGGCACTGAAATTATTAGAGCAAGCTATTGAACTTGACGGTAAAAATGCTGAATTATACCTTATTTATGGTGATGCTTTTCTTGAAAATAATGATGGTTCCAATGCTATTTCTCAATACAAAATGGCTCAGGAATTGAATCCAAAATCACCTTCTGCAAAATTACGTCTAGGAAACCTTTGGATAAGAGCACGCAACTGGCAGGAAGCTATTGACTATTATAAAGAAGCCATCGGGATAGATTCTACTTTTGCTCCTGCATACTTAGAATTAGGGAAATTATATTCAAAAGCAAATCAGCTGGAACTTTCCATGCAGAATTATAAAAAATATCTTGATATCTCAACAAATGTTTCGGCAAAGATTAAATATGTAAACGTATTAATCGAATCAGATAATCACAAAGAAGCCATAAATCAATTAAATGAAATCGTCAAGACGGATACCACCCGTAATGATTTGAATCGCGCCTTCGCTTATTGTTATTACGAAACTGCTGATTATCAAAATGCCCTGCAATATATTACTAAGTTTTTTAAGAACACCGTACCGGAAAAAACTCTTGTAAACGATTATATTTATTATGGAAAAATTCTTTCAAAGAACAACAAAGATTCATTGGCTATTACAAAGTTCAGGAAGCATTCGCTTTGGATTCCAACCAGTATGATATTTTTTCGGAATTAG
- a CDS encoding substrate-binding domain-containing protein, translated as MKKNNSFRYAIIILIAFLFAGCGSSGKIDETPTSGNIKISVDESYSLIMNTQVSTFEAIYTYAVINATYKNEVDCFTDLLNDSARLIVVNRKLTASEEQKLNSLQLIPKTIKIAYDALAIIINKQNPDTIFTYEQIEDIFKGKLSKWIDLKPDSKNGDITVVFDNNKSGNPRYFKEKFKLSSKFPGYCYAVNSNEEVINYVQKNIGAIGIISVNWISDTQDTLTQKFLNQVKVAGISDEGNLDGPFLKPYQAYIADGSYPFVRDVYMISREYFNGLGTGFVQFVAGEKGQRIILKSGLVPATMPIRLVQIKKD; from the coding sequence ATGAAGAAGAATAATTCTTTTCGCTATGCAATTATCATATTAATTGCATTTTTGTTTGCCGGTTGCGGGTCTTCAGGTAAAATTGATGAAACACCTACCAGTGGAAATATTAAAATATCAGTGGATGAATCCTACTCCCTGATTATGAATACCCAGGTATCGACATTTGAAGCAATTTATACGTATGCCGTAATTAATGCGACTTATAAAAATGAGGTGGATTGTTTTACCGATCTTCTGAATGATTCTGCCAGGCTGATTGTCGTTAATCGTAAACTCACTGCTTCGGAAGAACAGAAGTTGAACAGCCTGCAACTCATCCCCAAGACCATAAAAATTGCCTATGATGCCCTTGCCATAATTATTAATAAACAGAATCCGGATACCATCTTCACCTATGAACAGATAGAAGATATTTTCAAAGGTAAATTAAGCAAATGGATTGACCTGAAGCCCGATTCGAAAAATGGAGATATCACAGTTGTTTTTGATAATAACAAATCTGGTAACCCCAGATATTTCAAAGAAAAATTTAAGTTGAGCAGTAAATTCCCGGGTTATTGCTATGCTGTAAATTCCAATGAAGAAGTAATTAATTATGTTCAAAAAAATATTGGCGCTATAGGAATAATTAGTGTGAATTGGATAAGCGACACTCAGGATACCCTTACTCAGAAGTTTTTAAATCAGGTAAAAGTTGCTGGGATTTCTGACGAAGGTAATCTTGATGGCCCGTTTCTTAAACCCTACCAGGCATATATTGCAGATGGTTCTTATCCGTTTGTCCGCGATGTATATATGATAAGCAGGGAGTATTTCAACGGGCTTGGCACAGGTTTTGTTCAATTTGTGGCAGGTGAAAAGGGACAACGAATAATATTAAAATCAGGACTTGTTCCGGCAACCATGCCAATAAGACTGGTACAAATAAAGAAAGACTAA